Proteins co-encoded in one Sphingopyxis sp. BE259 genomic window:
- a CDS encoding multidrug effflux MFS transporter has translation MHKPAQTPQRSMPGDREMVVMMAMAMALNALAIDAMLPALPAIGKGLGVLVANDRQYVISIYLLGIGFGSLLYGPLADRFGRKGVLVPALFAYVVFAIGCGLATSFPMLLALRFGHGLVSAALGVIVVAVIRDLFAGDAMAKRLSLIFLVFMIVPIIAPTIGAGVAALAGWRAIFIVLAVMGLVMIAWLRRLPETLDPADVRPLDWRTMVSGWATVTRHRRAAGYMIASGMMQGALYGYLNSSEQIIAEVFGAQALFPLIFACVAVGIAIANFSNAAIVERFGARRVSQTAVFAFMASSIAQIVAALSGAETLWMFTALMMVNIGLIGFIGSNFGSIAMEDFGHMAGVASSYQSFAKTLLAAVVGALIGQQYDGTTLPLAYAFLISAAIGLALVFWAERGKLFTRPGTAPKTPY, from the coding sequence ATGCACAAACCGGCCCAAACCCCGCAGCGGAGCATGCCCGGCGATCGCGAAATGGTGGTCATGATGGCGATGGCGATGGCGCTCAACGCGCTGGCCATCGACGCGATGCTGCCGGCGCTGCCCGCGATCGGCAAAGGACTGGGCGTGCTGGTCGCCAACGACCGCCAATATGTCATTTCGATCTACCTGCTCGGCATCGGCTTTGGCTCGTTGCTCTATGGCCCGCTGGCCGACCGCTTCGGGCGCAAGGGCGTGCTGGTTCCGGCGCTGTTCGCCTATGTCGTGTTTGCGATTGGCTGCGGGCTGGCGACGAGCTTCCCGATGCTGCTGGCGCTGCGCTTTGGCCATGGGCTGGTCAGCGCGGCGCTGGGGGTGATTGTCGTGGCGGTGATCCGCGACCTGTTCGCGGGCGATGCGATGGCAAAGCGGCTGTCGCTGATTTTTCTGGTGTTCATGATCGTGCCGATCATCGCGCCGACGATCGGGGCCGGGGTTGCCGCGCTGGCCGGCTGGCGCGCGATCTTCATCGTCCTGGCGGTGATGGGGTTGGTGATGATCGCGTGGCTCCGCCGCCTGCCCGAAACGCTCGACCCCGCCGATGTCCGCCCGCTCGACTGGCGGACGATGGTCAGCGGCTGGGCAACGGTGACGCGGCATCGCCGCGCCGCGGGCTATATGATCGCGTCGGGGATGATGCAGGGCGCGCTTTATGGCTATTTGAACAGCAGCGAGCAGATCATCGCCGAAGTGTTCGGCGCGCAGGCGCTGTTTCCGCTGATCTTTGCCTGCGTCGCGGTGGGGATCGCGATCGCCAATTTCTCGAACGCGGCGATCGTCGAGCGGTTCGGGGCGCGGCGGGTGTCGCAGACCGCGGTGTTCGCGTTCATGGCAAGCTCGATCGCTCAGATCGTCGCAGCGCTGAGCGGCGCCGAGACGCTGTGGATGTTCACCGCGTTGATGATGGTCAATATCGGCCTGATCGGTTTTATCGGCAGCAATTTCGGATCGATCGCGATGGAAGATTTCGGCCATATGGCCGGGGTCGCCTCGTCGTATCAGAGCTTTGCCAAGACGTTGCTGGCGGCGGTCGTCGGCGCGCTGATCGGCCAGCAATATGACGGCACGACGCTGCCGCTCGCTTATGCGTTTCTGATCAGTGCGGCCATCGGGTTGGCGCTGGTGTTCTGGGCCGAGCGCGGCAAGCTGTTCACCCGGCCGGGCACCGCCCCCAAAACCCCCTATTGA
- a CDS encoding pitrilysin family protein: MPRFHRFALALAVTTSLVAAGPAFAKAKAADPAPIADLVKAVDIPYEAFTLDNGLRVIVHEDRKAPVVAVSVWYRVGSKHEPKGKTGFAHLFEHLMFNGSENSPGDFFEPLQQVGATDSNGTTNVDRTNYFETVPTGALDRALFLESDRMGHLLGAVTQEKLDNQRGVVQNEKRQGDNNPYGLLRYEIFENLFPTGHPYHHSTIGSMADLNSASLADVKKWFTDNYGPNNAVLVLAGDVDVATAKVKVQEWFGDIARGPAVAMPKVTVPTLPAPLAKEVKDLIPTPRIYRMWAIPGLNDADAVPLQMATAVLGGLSSSRLDNAMVRTDPVAVSVAAFAQPFEDAGILIVQADVKPGTDVATVGKKLDDEIAKFLANGPTADELQRAAASYLGGTIAGLESVGGFGGKAVTLAEGALYSNDPGYYKVELDRMAKSTPEQVAAVARKWMSRPAFSLTYTPGERTEGGENRGGAVTAGKLTEAVAPDRFWNPALGDIGPDTGIGAAASIADRSQLPAVADLTALDFPAVERTKLKNGVEVIFARRTTVPTVNVAVSFDAGYAADPHSALGTQSLMLSLMDEGTTNLNSIAFAEAKERLGAQIDATANADETVFSLFALKPNLGASLSLLADYIRNPAFDAKELERVRAQQLNRLKAELNNPNAIASRLIAPMLYGADHPYGIPPSGLGDAKAVTAATRDQLAAFHSDWIRPDNARVFVVGDTTLAEVKKQLDATLGQWKAPKTAKPVKNFNVAIPTPKPHILLFDRPKSPQSVILAGKVLDAKGGDKLEVLRSANDIFGGNFLSRFNTNLRETKGWSYGVRSRISGETDRLSWIAVAPVQADRTGDSIKELQNDLKSFLADKGVTKDELERTVNGSVRELPGSFETSADVLGGLRTIAKFGRPDNYYETLPATYEAMTAAEIDAAARSALSTDDLVYVIVGDAAVVKPQLDGLGLPVEIAKPIN; this comes from the coding sequence ATGCCCCGTTTCCATCGTTTCGCCCTTGCTCTCGCGGTGACCACCTCGCTGGTCGCCGCCGGTCCCGCGTTTGCCAAGGCCAAGGCCGCCGATCCGGCGCCGATCGCCGATCTGGTGAAGGCGGTCGACATTCCCTACGAAGCCTTCACGCTCGACAATGGCTTGCGCGTCATCGTCCATGAGGATCGCAAGGCGCCGGTCGTCGCGGTGTCGGTGTGGTATCGCGTCGGGTCGAAGCACGAGCCCAAGGGCAAGACCGGCTTTGCCCATCTGTTCGAACATCTGATGTTCAACGGGTCGGAAAATTCGCCCGGCGATTTCTTTGAACCGCTGCAACAGGTCGGCGCTACCGACAGCAACGGGACGACCAACGTCGACCGGACCAATTATTTCGAGACCGTGCCGACCGGCGCGCTCGACCGCGCGCTGTTCCTCGAAAGCGACCGCATGGGGCATCTGCTCGGCGCGGTGACGCAGGAAAAGCTCGATAACCAGCGCGGCGTCGTCCAGAATGAAAAGCGCCAGGGCGACAACAATCCCTATGGCCTGCTGCGGTACGAGATTTTCGAGAATCTGTTCCCGACCGGCCACCCCTATCACCACAGCACCATCGGTTCGATGGCCGACCTCAATTCGGCCAGCCTGGCCGATGTGAAGAAGTGGTTCACCGACAATTACGGCCCGAACAATGCGGTGCTGGTGCTGGCGGGCGACGTCGATGTCGCGACCGCCAAGGTCAAGGTGCAGGAATGGTTCGGCGACATCGCGCGTGGCCCCGCCGTGGCGATGCCGAAGGTGACGGTCCCGACGCTGCCCGCGCCGCTGGCGAAGGAGGTCAAGGACCTGATCCCGACCCCGCGCATCTATCGCATGTGGGCGATCCCCGGCCTGAACGATGCCGATGCCGTGCCATTGCAGATGGCAACCGCAGTGCTTGGCGGGCTGTCGTCATCGCGGCTCGACAATGCGATGGTCCGCACGGATCCGGTCGCGGTCAGCGTTGCCGCCTTTGCCCAGCCATTTGAAGATGCCGGTATCCTGATCGTCCAGGCCGATGTGAAGCCGGGAACCGATGTGGCCACGGTCGGCAAGAAGCTGGACGATGAAATCGCCAAATTCCTAGCGAACGGGCCGACCGCCGACGAGTTGCAGCGTGCCGCGGCAAGCTATCTGGGCGGCACCATTGCCGGACTGGAATCAGTCGGCGGCTTTGGCGGCAAGGCGGTGACGCTGGCCGAAGGGGCGCTCTATTCGAACGATCCGGGCTATTACAAGGTCGAGCTGGACCGGATGGCCAAATCGACCCCCGAACAGGTCGCGGCAGTGGCGCGCAAATGGATGTCGCGCCCGGCCTTTTCGCTGACCTACACCCCCGGCGAACGCACCGAAGGCGGCGAAAATCGCGGCGGCGCGGTGACGGCCGGCAAGCTGACCGAGGCGGTGGCGCCCGATCGCTTCTGGAATCCGGCGCTCGGCGACATCGGTCCCGACACCGGCATCGGGGCGGCGGCTTCGATCGCCGACCGTTCGCAATTGCCCGCGGTTGCCGACCTGACGGCGCTCGATTTCCCGGCGGTCGAACGCACCAAGCTGAAGAATGGCGTTGAAGTCATCTTCGCGCGCCGCACGACGGTGCCGACGGTCAATGTCGCGGTCAGTTTCGATGCGGGTTACGCCGCCGATCCGCACAGCGCGCTGGGCACCCAGTCGCTGATGCTCAGCCTGATGGACGAAGGCACGACCAACCTGAACTCGATCGCCTTTGCCGAAGCGAAAGAGCGGTTGGGCGCACAGATTGACGCGACCGCCAACGCCGACGAAACGGTGTTCAGCCTGTTCGCGCTGAAGCCCAATCTGGGTGCGTCGCTGTCGCTCCTCGCGGACTACATCCGCAATCCGGCGTTCGATGCAAAGGAACTCGAGCGGGTTCGCGCGCAACAGCTCAACCGGCTCAAGGCCGAGCTGAACAACCCGAACGCCATTGCGTCGCGCCTGATCGCGCCGATGCTCTATGGCGCCGACCATCCTTACGGCATTCCGCCGTCGGGGCTGGGCGATGCCAAGGCGGTGACCGCGGCGACGCGCGACCAGCTCGCGGCGTTCCACAGCGACTGGATCCGCCCAGACAATGCGCGGGTGTTTGTGGTCGGCGACACTACGCTGGCCGAGGTAAAGAAGCAGCTGGATGCGACCCTGGGGCAGTGGAAGGCGCCGAAAACCGCCAAGCCGGTCAAGAATTTCAACGTCGCGATTCCGACCCCGAAACCGCACATCCTGTTGTTTGATCGCCCCAAATCGCCGCAGTCGGTGATTCTGGCGGGCAAGGTGCTCGATGCCAAGGGCGGCGACAAGCTGGAGGTGCTGCGCTCGGCCAACGACATCTTTGGCGGCAATTTCCTCTCGCGCTTCAACACCAATCTGCGCGAGACCAAGGGCTGGTCCTATGGCGTGCGTAGCCGGATATCGGGCGAAACCGATCGGCTCAGCTGGATCGCGGTGGCACCGGTGCAGGCCGACCGCACCGGCGATTCGATCAAGGAGCTACAGAATGACCTCAAGAGCTTCTTGGCCGACAAAGGCGTAACCAAGGACGAACTGGAGCGCACGGTCAACGGCAGCGTCCGCGAATTGCCGGGCAGTTTCGAAACGTCGGCCGACGTGCTGGGCGGGCTGCGGACAATTGCCAAATTCGGTCGTCCCGACAATTATTACGAGACATTGCCTGCCACCTATGAAGCGATGACCGCGGCCGAAATCGACGCGGCGGCGCGGAGCGCGCTGAGCACCGACGATCTCGTCTATGTGATTGTCGGCGACGCGGCGGTCGTGAAACCGCAGCTTGACGGATTGGGTTTGCCGGTCGAAATAGCGAAACCGATTAACTAA
- a CDS encoding acylase encodes MLRRILLGFLLLVVVTAASLALWEPLTAEAPEAPEFKPQDVRIARDKFGVPHIFGKTDADVAYGVAYAHAEDDFATLQEVLAMTRGRAGAMLGQDGAKIDFAAALLDVRATTARDWPRLPKDVRALFTAYAAGLNHYADKHPGEVRLSGLFPVTGEDVVAGFVLRSPFFFGLDSVLGQLVEGKDMHREGGPALDATGKIVPRADTPVGSDPASNGSNAMAVAPSRATDGATRLVSNSHQPWTGGVAWYELVVHSEEGWDFAGANFPGSPYPFLGHNKFLGWTNTVNRPDLIDVYKLVLNESGDQYRYDGAWRPLEEKRIWLKVKFGPFVLPVPRTVYRSVHGPVVKNDKGAFAIRYAGIDQSAMVTQYYRLNKAKDFAEWRAAMAGQGVPATNFIYADAKGNIGLFYNAMFPDRPDGFNWRGLLPGDKSAALWTKTLPFDRAPALVNPRSGYVMNANNTPWVAAGPGDELDAAAFSPLLGVEDDMTNRATRLIDLFEASGQIDEARLKAIKYDTAYAKTGYAKAWMDRLLALNVNHDPALVNAQNLLRRWDWNLDGKGKGDALALMLLRPANGSHYQRRAEPDPLQVLTETVAHLQTHFGGLDPKLGTVLRLRHGEGASRIDLPLDGGNDTVRASTLWDAEPDGRLKVRHGDSFIMFMTWGKDGRVRSESIQPFGSATTRPDSPHYNDQAPLFVRHQLKPVLFDPAVLKASGARFYRP; translated from the coding sequence ATGCTGCGACGGATTTTGCTGGGATTTCTATTGCTGGTCGTCGTCACCGCCGCATCGCTGGCGCTATGGGAGCCGCTGACCGCCGAAGCGCCCGAGGCGCCGGAGTTCAAGCCGCAGGATGTCCGCATCGCTCGCGACAAGTTCGGGGTGCCGCATATCTTTGGCAAGACCGATGCCGATGTCGCTTACGGCGTCGCCTATGCCCATGCCGAAGATGATTTCGCGACGCTGCAGGAAGTGCTGGCGATGACGCGCGGCCGCGCCGGGGCGATGCTCGGGCAGGACGGCGCCAAGATCGACTTTGCGGCGGCGTTGCTCGACGTGCGCGCGACGACGGCGCGCGACTGGCCGCGGCTGCCCAAGGATGTGCGGGCGCTGTTCACCGCTTATGCCGCGGGGCTGAACCATTATGCCGACAAGCATCCCGGCGAGGTGCGATTGTCGGGTCTGTTCCCGGTGACCGGCGAGGATGTCGTTGCGGGCTTCGTGCTGCGCTCGCCTTTTTTCTTCGGGCTCGATTCGGTGCTCGGGCAGCTGGTCGAGGGCAAGGATATGCACCGCGAGGGCGGCCCGGCGCTCGATGCGACCGGCAAGATCGTCCCGCGCGCCGACACCCCGGTGGGCAGCGATCCGGCCTCGAACGGGTCGAACGCGATGGCGGTGGCGCCGTCGCGCGCGACCGACGGCGCGACGCGGCTGGTGTCGAACTCGCACCAGCCGTGGACCGGCGGCGTCGCGTGGTACGAACTGGTCGTGCATAGCGAAGAAGGGTGGGATTTTGCGGGCGCCAATTTCCCCGGCTCGCCCTATCCGTTTCTGGGGCATAACAAATTTCTTGGCTGGACCAACACGGTCAACCGCCCCGACCTGATCGACGTGTATAAGCTGGTGCTGAACGAGAGCGGCGATCAATATCGCTACGACGGCGCGTGGCGCCCGCTTGAGGAAAAGCGCATCTGGCTGAAGGTGAAATTCGGTCCGTTCGTGCTGCCGGTGCCGCGCACCGTCTATCGATCGGTCCATGGACCGGTGGTCAAGAATGACAAGGGCGCCTTTGCGATCCGCTATGCCGGGATCGACCAGTCGGCGATGGTCACCCAATATTACCGGCTGAACAAGGCGAAGGATTTCGCCGAATGGCGCGCCGCGATGGCAGGGCAGGGCGTGCCCGCAACCAATTTCATCTACGCCGATGCCAAGGGCAATATCGGGCTGTTCTACAACGCGATGTTCCCCGACCGGCCCGATGGGTTCAACTGGCGCGGGTTGCTGCCGGGCGACAAGTCGGCGGCACTATGGACCAAGACGCTGCCGTTCGATCGCGCCCCGGCGCTGGTCAACCCGCGCTCGGGCTATGTGATGAACGCCAACAACACGCCGTGGGTCGCCGCGGGTCCGGGCGACGAGCTTGATGCCGCCGCCTTCTCGCCGCTGCTTGGGGTCGAGGACGATATGACCAATCGCGCCACCCGGCTGATCGATCTGTTCGAGGCATCGGGGCAGATCGACGAGGCGCGGTTGAAGGCGATCAAATATGACACCGCTTATGCTAAGACCGGTTACGCCAAGGCGTGGATGGATCGCTTGCTGGCGCTGAACGTCAACCATGATCCGGCGCTGGTCAACGCGCAGAATTTGCTGCGCCGCTGGGACTGGAACCTCGACGGCAAAGGGAAGGGCGATGCATTGGCGCTGATGCTACTGCGCCCCGCGAACGGCAGCCATTACCAGCGCCGCGCCGAACCTGATCCGCTCCAGGTGCTGACCGAAACGGTCGCGCATTTGCAGACTCATTTCGGCGGGCTCGATCCCAAGCTGGGTACGGTGCTGCGGTTGCGCCACGGCGAAGGCGCGTCGCGGATCGACCTGCCGCTCGATGGCGGCAATGATACGGTGCGCGCATCGACCCTGTGGGACGCCGAACCCGACGGGCGGCTGAAGGTGCGCCACGGTGACAGCTTCATCATGTTCATGACTTGGGGCAAGGACGGCCGGGTGCGGTCGGAATCGATCCAGCCCTTCGGCTCGGCGACGACGCGGCCGGACAGCCCGCATTACAACGATCAAGCGCCGCTGTTCGTGCGCCATCAGTTGAAACCGGTGCTGTTCGATCCGGCGGTGCTGAAAGCCAGCGGAGCGCGCTTCTATCGCCCTTGA
- a CDS encoding leucyl aminopeptidase → MHRKSLLLAACLSFTLVPPAFAQTVTGSGVVPSTAANSAERSIGFAASAPASGALVIVTTDATLPPLDGVALGAAERQAVTAAIGAATFDGKAGSTLSLRGIGAHSRILLVGAGATPTSLALAEAGGKAAQELKSEAQPVTIAGAFGDTSAADVAYGFALGQYRFDRYKTADKKAPPTGAVTVVGANPAAAEAAFSGRWAPLVDGVRLSRDLANEPANVIYPESFVTRVREAFAGAAGVSIEVLDEAAMRKLGMGTIVGVGQGSPRGSRLMLVRYRGANAPAAPMAFVGKGITFDSGGISLKPGAGMWDMKGDMSGAASVMGAVLSLAKSRASAHVVGVAALAENMPDGNAQRPGDVTRTMSGKTIEMLNSDAEGRLVLADANEYVAQAYKPRAIVNIATLTGAIVGALDDQYAGLFARNEKLAAALLTAGSVSGEELWRMPLHKNFAEKIKSDIADVRNITPNQGPGASIGAHVIGYFVDEATPWAHLDIAGVNQADKASSLVPKGMSGFGVRLLDQLARSGE, encoded by the coding sequence ATGCATCGCAAAAGCCTGCTGCTCGCCGCCTGCCTCTCTTTCACGCTCGTCCCGCCCGCATTCGCGCAGACGGTGACCGGATCGGGGGTCGTCCCCTCGACCGCAGCGAACAGCGCCGAGCGCTCGATCGGTTTTGCCGCCAGCGCCCCCGCGAGCGGCGCGCTGGTTATCGTGACGACCGACGCGACGTTGCCGCCGCTCGACGGGGTAGCACTCGGCGCCGCCGAACGGCAGGCGGTGACCGCGGCAATCGGCGCCGCGACGTTCGACGGGAAGGCCGGATCGACGCTGTCGCTGCGCGGGATCGGGGCGCATTCGCGTATCCTGCTCGTTGGCGCTGGCGCGACGCCGACCTCGCTCGCGCTCGCAGAAGCGGGCGGCAAGGCGGCACAGGAATTGAAAAGCGAGGCACAGCCGGTGACGATTGCGGGCGCCTTTGGCGATACCAGCGCCGCCGACGTCGCTTATGGCTTCGCGCTCGGCCAATATCGCTTCGACCGCTACAAAACCGCCGACAAAAAGGCGCCGCCGACCGGCGCCGTCACCGTCGTCGGCGCCAACCCGGCCGCGGCCGAAGCGGCGTTTTCGGGCCGCTGGGCGCCGCTTGTCGATGGCGTCCGCCTGTCGCGCGACCTCGCCAACGAGCCCGCCAACGTCATTTATCCCGAAAGTTTCGTCACCCGGGTGCGCGAGGCGTTCGCTGGCGCCGCCGGGGTCAGCATCGAAGTGCTCGACGAAGCCGCGATGCGGAAACTCGGCATGGGCACTATCGTCGGGGTCGGCCAGGGCAGCCCGCGCGGGTCGCGGCTGATGCTGGTGCGCTATCGCGGCGCAAACGCCCCCGCCGCGCCGATGGCGTTCGTGGGCAAGGGGATCACCTTTGATTCGGGCGGCATCTCGCTGAAGCCCGGCGCCGGCATGTGGGACATGAAGGGCGATATGTCGGGCGCCGCGTCGGTGATGGGCGCCGTCCTCTCGCTCGCCAAATCGCGCGCGTCGGCGCATGTCGTCGGTGTCGCGGCGCTCGCCGAAAACATGCCCGACGGCAATGCCCAGCGTCCGGGCGACGTCACCCGCACCATGTCGGGCAAGACGATCGAGATGCTGAACAGCGATGCCGAAGGCCGCCTCGTGCTCGCCGACGCCAATGAATATGTCGCGCAGGCTTACAAGCCGCGCGCCATCGTCAACATCGCGACGTTGACCGGCGCGATCGTCGGCGCGCTCGACGATCAATATGCCGGGCTGTTCGCGCGCAACGAAAAACTCGCCGCCGCGCTGCTGACCGCCGGGTCGGTGAGCGGCGAAGAATTGTGGCGGATGCCGCTCCACAAGAATTTCGCCGAAAAGATCAAATCGGACATCGCCGACGTCCGCAACATCACCCCCAACCAGGGGCCGGGCGCCAGCATCGGCGCGCACGTCATCGGCTATTTCGTCGACGAAGCGACGCCCTGGGCACATCTCGACATCGCCGGGGTCAACCAAGCCGACAAGGCGTCATCGCTGGTCCCCAAGGGGATGAGCGGCTTTGGCGTGCGGCTGCTCGACCAGCTAGCGCGGTCGGGCGAATAG
- the clpB gene encoding ATP-dependent chaperone ClpB — MNLEKFTDRAKGFLQAAQTIAIRMNHQRISPEHIAKALLEDSEGMAAGLIAKSGGDAARAAQGIDALLAKVPAVSGSGAQQTPGLDNDAVRLLDQAERVASKAGDGYVTVERLLVAMALAPTTPVGKAFADAGLKPDALNAAINDLRGGRAADTASSEDRYDALKKFARDLTEVAREGKLDPVIGRDEEIRRTIQILARRTKNNPVLIGEPGVGKTAIAEGLALRIVNGDVPDSLKDRRLLSLDMGSLIAGAKYRGEFEERLKGVLDDVKAAAGEIILFIDEMHTLVGAGKGEGAMDASNLLKPALARGELHCIGATTLDEYRKHVEKDPALQRRFQPVFVGEPTVEDSISILRGLKEKYELHHGVRITDGAIVAAATLSNRYISDRFLPDKAIDLMDEAASRIRMEVESKPEEIETLDRRIIQMKIEESALSKESDAASKDRLATLRADLANLEQQSAEVTQKWQAEKDKIHAEAKIKEELDAARSALDQAQRAGDLAKAGELSYGTIPGLEKQLADAEAAAGNAMLREEVTADDIAAVVSKWTGIPIDRMMEGEREKLLGMEATLASRVIGQDEAVRAVSTAVRRARAGLQDPNRPLGSFLFLGPTGVGKTELTKALARFLFDDDNAMVRIDMSEFMEKHSVARLVGAPPGYVGYEEGGTLTEAVRRRPYQVVLFDEVEKAHPDVFNILLQVLDDGRLTDGQGRTVDFTNTLIILTSNLGSQAIAALPDDAPVEQAEPAVMEVVRGHFRPEFLNRLDEIVLFNRLAQQHMGGIVDIQVARVQKLLADRKVTLDLTDAARAWLGRVGYDPVYGARPLKRAVQKYLQDPLADLILKGEVRDGSTIRVDEGDGALILTPG, encoded by the coding sequence ATGAACCTCGAAAAATTCACCGACCGCGCCAAGGGCTTTCTGCAGGCCGCGCAGACGATTGCGATCCGCATGAATCATCAGCGGATTTCGCCCGAACATATCGCCAAGGCGTTGCTCGAAGACAGCGAAGGCATGGCCGCCGGGCTGATCGCCAAAAGCGGCGGCGATGCCGCGCGCGCGGCGCAGGGCATCGACGCGCTGCTCGCCAAAGTGCCCGCGGTGTCCGGGTCGGGCGCGCAGCAAACACCGGGACTCGACAACGACGCGGTGCGCCTGCTCGATCAGGCCGAGCGAGTGGCAAGCAAGGCAGGCGACGGTTATGTCACCGTCGAGCGGCTGCTGGTCGCGATGGCACTCGCGCCGACCACCCCGGTCGGCAAAGCCTTTGCCGACGCGGGACTCAAGCCCGACGCGCTGAACGCCGCGATCAACGACCTGCGCGGCGGCCGCGCCGCCGACACCGCGAGCAGCGAAGACCGTTACGACGCGCTCAAGAAATTCGCCCGCGACCTCACCGAAGTCGCGCGCGAAGGTAAGCTAGATCCGGTGATCGGTCGCGATGAGGAAATCCGCCGCACCATCCAGATCCTCGCGCGCCGGACCAAGAATAATCCGGTGCTGATCGGCGAACCGGGGGTCGGCAAGACCGCAATCGCCGAAGGACTCGCGCTGCGTATCGTCAATGGCGACGTTCCCGACAGTCTGAAGGACCGCCGCCTGTTGTCGCTCGACATGGGATCGCTGATCGCGGGCGCCAAATATCGCGGCGAATTCGAAGAACGGCTCAAAGGCGTACTCGACGATGTGAAGGCCGCCGCGGGCGAGATCATCCTGTTCATCGACGAAATGCACACGCTGGTCGGCGCGGGCAAGGGCGAGGGCGCGATGGACGCCTCGAACCTGCTCAAGCCCGCACTGGCGCGCGGCGAGTTGCACTGCATCGGCGCAACGACGCTCGACGAATATCGCAAGCATGTCGAAAAAGACCCCGCGCTCCAGCGGCGCTTCCAGCCGGTGTTCGTCGGCGAACCGACGGTCGAGGATTCGATCTCGATCTTGCGCGGGCTCAAGGAAAAATACGAGCTGCACCATGGCGTCCGCATCACCGACGGCGCGATCGTCGCCGCGGCAACGCTTTCGAACCGCTATATCTCCGACCGCTTTCTGCCCGACAAGGCGATCGACCTGATGGACGAGGCCGCGAGCCGCATCCGCATGGAAGTGGAGTCAAAGCCCGAAGAGATCGAGACGCTCGACCGCCGCATCATCCAGATGAAGATCGAGGAATCGGCGCTGTCGAAGGAAAGCGACGCCGCGTCAAAGGACCGGCTGGCGACCTTGCGCGCGGACCTCGCCAATCTTGAACAGCAATCGGCCGAAGTCACCCAGAAATGGCAGGCCGAGAAGGACAAGATTCACGCCGAGGCGAAGATCAAGGAAGAGCTGGATGCGGCGCGTTCGGCGCTCGATCAGGCGCAGCGCGCCGGCGACCTCGCGAAGGCGGGTGAGCTATCATATGGCACGATACCCGGCCTCGAAAAGCAGCTCGCCGATGCCGAAGCCGCCGCGGGCAACGCGATGCTGCGCGAGGAAGTCACCGCCGACGATATCGCCGCGGTGGTCAGCAAATGGACCGGCATCCCCATCGATCGGATGATGGAGGGCGAGCGTGAGAAGCTGCTGGGCATGGAAGCGACGCTGGCCAGCCGCGTCATCGGCCAGGACGAAGCGGTGCGCGCCGTCTCGACCGCCGTCCGCCGCGCCCGCGCCGGGCTGCAAGACCCGAACCGCCCGCTCGGTTCGTTCCTGTTCCTCGGCCCGACGGGCGTCGGCAAGACCGAACTGACCAAGGCGCTCGCCCGCTTCCTGTTCGACGACGACAATGCGATGGTCCGCATCGACATGTCCGAATTCATGGAAAAGCACAGCGTCGCACGGCTCGTCGGTGCCCCCCCGGGCTATGTCGGTTATGAAGAAGGCGGCACGCTCACCGAAGCGGTGCGCCGCCGCCCCTATCAGGTCGTGCTGTTCGACGAGGTCGAGAAAGCCCATCCCGACGTGTTCAACATCCTGCTCCAGGTGCTCGACGACGGGCGCCTGACCGACGGGCAGGGGCGCACGGTCGATTTCACCAACACGCTGATCATCCTGACCTCGAACCTCGGCAGCCAGGCGATCGCGGCGCTGCCCGACGATGCCCCGGTCGAACAGGCCGAACCCGCGGTGATGGAGGTCGTGCGCGGCCATTTCCGCCCCGAATTTCTCAACCGGCTCGATGAGATCGTCCTCTTCAACCGCCTCGCGCAGCAGCATATGGGCGGCATCGTCGATATTCAGGTGGCCCGGGTGCAGAAGCTGCTCGCCGACCGCAAGGTCACCCTCGACCTCACCGACGCCGCGCGCGCGTGGCTCGGCCGGGTCGGTTATGATCCAGTCTATGGCGCCCGCCCGCTCAAGCGCGCGGTGCAGAAATATCTGCAGGATCCGCTTGCCGATCTGATCCTGAAAGGCGAGGTCCGCGATGGCTCGACGATCCGGGTCGACGAAGGCGACGGCGCCCTGATACTGACACCCGGCTGA